One genomic window of Channa argus isolate prfri chromosome 5, Channa argus male v1.0, whole genome shotgun sequence includes the following:
- the eif4enif1 gene encoding eukaryotic translation initiation factor 4E transporter, with protein MEPDACVIQRNGNAVDLTKQQPATTAPYRYTKEKLLEIKELPLSNERPDCLSEKYDSDGVWDPEKWHASRYPTSERSSPVEGFKKDYMDDRVLLKRRIPDPRERLKEDDLDVILSPQRRSFGGGCQGNAAPPTHTRRPISPMENKENESLRLGGARRIGSGRIIAARAFEREARAEKDRERERDFKDKRFRGDFGEKRVFSERRRNDSYAEEEPEWFSGGPTSQSETIELIGFDDKILEDDKRKSKQTRKRMDFVKEVECNGRAEVQGTVSRSTADQEVPHPDVLPEQSTGDFDFNEFFNLEKTMPGLASMIEEVLGEGPVSASRFSQWFSTNLSPSGSRSSSLRSTPHEELEKLAGFEPRCTSPNQGPAPYFQPIQSSECKEKVDILELLHKAKIDLKPLLSTLSDNKARLRESTNCGVVLSLEEVEGEMKGLKLGTGPQVRKVTPTQRGNGTPFMAEHLEEALTGGSSTHPRSRDTDMSAFNKLVSSMKASGTLPSHPKTNTNNQPLDPAVTLPEAQVPSRQQKNIFEELLGGNVRSGSPMLLANLLGSSEDPTTSAPLHGLLHKGPSPALFPQRAPSPDYFTSRFPTSAGFPVEPQPMLPEQFANVHRSISPGSAAEQQMRVLSMPVNQADLEALAFQQDLALHGHHSFQSSYNKPLQDKSFRNRPQRVNRSPGPGPQSAGRNSPGNPVTSMLSPSFTPTSVIRKMYATKEKSRDEQSSRPETKEEPTGNSHDDRCTPNLYPEGMDGNTAQSVGIKPGLQTLLSKDQERLRPASSGHKAPTIIPPGPSSSFPRPIYPVPLLSHVPLVRPPPQLYPNVVQRMLAQGIPPQQLGPALVQAGLPPALLGQMYPISTTGHPFLPPRANTQMQLAVMQQQLQQQRQIHPSIPGPHSQSQGPHRTNGTQRHGGSPPLGLAKWFGSDVLEQPLPSMPAKVISVDELEFRP; from the exons ATGGAACCTGATGCTTGTGTAATACAGAGGAATGGTAATGCTGTGGACCTAACTAAGCAACAGCCGGCAACCACAGCTCCTTACAGATACACCAAG GAGAAACTTCTGGAAATAAAAGAACTACCGCTCTCCAATGAAAGGCCAGATTGCCTGTCTGAGAAATATGACAG TGATGGTGTCTGGGACCCTGAGAAGTGGCATGCCTCTCGTTATCCCACATCCGAGCGTAGTTCTCCAGTGGAAGGTTTTAAAAAGGACTATATGGATGATAGAGTTCTTTTGAAACGTAGAATCCCAG ATCCTCGTGAACGATTAAAGGAGGATGATCTGGATGTCATACTGAGCCCACAGCGACGTAGCTTTGGAGGTGGATGTCAAGGCAATGCTGCACCTCCAACCCATACACGTCGCCCAATTAGCCCTATggaaaataaggaaaatgaGAGTCTTCGTCTCGGAGGAGCACGAAGAATTGGCAGTGGACGTATAATTGCTGCCCGAGCCTTTGAGAGAGAAGCCCGTGCAGAAAAAGACAGGGAACGGGAGAGAGACTTTAAGGACAAAAGATTCAGG GGAGATTTTGGTGAAAAACGTGTGTTTAGTGAAAGGCGAAGAAATGACTCGTATGCTGAGGAGGAGCCAGAGTGGTTCTCTGGGGGACCAACGAGTCAGTCAGAGACAATTGAACTTATTGGATTTGATGACAAAATCCTGGAAGATGACAAGCGCAAGTCCAAGCAGACAAGGAAGCGGATGGACTTTGTGAAAGAAG TGGAGTGTAATGGACGGGCTGAAGTGCAAGGCACTGTTTCGCGGTCTACAGCTGATCAGGAGGTTCCTCACCCTGATGTTCTGCCAGAGCAGTCAACTGGAGACTTTGACTTCAATGAGTTCTTCAATCTGGAGAAAACCATGCCTGGACTGGCCTCT aTGATAGAGGAGGTTTTAGGGGAGGGCCCTGTATCTGCTAGTCGCTTCAGTCAGTGGTTCTCGACTAACCTGAGTCCCTCAGGCAGCCGTTCCAGCAGTTTGAGGTCTACTCCTCATGAGGAGCTGGAAAAACTTGCAG GATTTGAACCACGATGCACATCACCTAACCAAGGCCCTGCCCCATACTTCCAACCTATTCAATCATCAGAATGCAAAGAGAAGGTGGATATTCTGGAATTGCTGCACAAGGCCAAAATAGACCTGAAGCCCCTTCTCTCAACCCTATCTGACAACAAAGCTCGGCTACGGGAAAGCA CTAACTGTGGAGTGGTGCTGTCCCTGGAAGAAGTGGAGGGTGAGATGAAGGGGTTGAAGTTAGGCACAGGACCACAAGTGCGAAAGGTGACTCCTACACAGAGAGGAAATGGCACACCCTTCATGGCTGAGCATTTAGAAGAGGCTTTAACTGGTGGCTCCAGTACCCATCCACGGTCACGTGACACAGATATGTCAGCCTTTAATAAACTGGTTAGCAGCATGAAGGCAAGTGGAACTCTGCCAAGTCatcccaaaacaaacacaaacaat CAACCTTTAGACCCAGCTGTGACACTGCCTGAAGCTCAGGTGCCTTCGCGgcaacagaaaaatatatttgag GAGCTCTTGGGAGGTAATGTTCGCAGTGGCTCCCCTATGTTACTTGCCAATCTATTGGGTAGCTCTGAGGACCCAACGACCTCTGCACCTCTACATGGCTTACTGCATAAGGGGCCTTCACCCGCCCTCTTTCCTCAGCGGGCACCCTCACCTGACTACTTCACGAGCCGGTTTCCGACTTCCGCAG GATTTCCTGTCGAACCTCAGCCCATGCTACCAGAACAGTTTGCTAACGTACACCGGTCTATCAGCCCTGGATCTGCTGCAGAGCAACag ATGAGGGTACTATCTATGCCAGTAAATCAGGCAGACCTGGAAGCTCTGGCATTTCAGCAGGACCTTGCTCTACATGGCCACCACTCCTTCCAGTCCAGCTACAACAAGCCACTACAGGACAAGTCTTTTCGAAATCG ACCACAGCGTGTTAATCGCTCCCCTGGTCCAGGCCCTCAGTCTGCTGGGAGAAACTCTCCAGGGAATCCTGTTACTAGCATG TTGTCCCCTTCATTTACACCCACATCTGTGATCCGCAAAATGTATgcaacaaaagagaaaagcagagatgaACAATCAAGTCGTCCAGAGACCAAGGAGGAGCCAACAGGAAACTCTCACGATG ACAGGTGCACCCCAAATCTCTACCCTGAAGGGATGGATGGGAATACTGCCCAGTCTGTGGGGATAAAACCAGGCTTGCAAACATTACTGAGCAAGGACCAGGAACGACTCAGGCCTGCCTCCTCTGGACACAAAGCTCCCACAATCATACCTCCAGGACCATCCTCCTCTTTCCCTCGGCCCATCTATCCGGTACCTCTGCTATCACATGTACCTCTAGTGCGACCTCCTCCCCAACTCTACCCTAATGTGGTTCAGCGAATGCTGGCACAGGGTATCCCACCCCAGCAGCTTGGACCTGCTCTAGTACAAGCAG GTTTACCTCCTGCTCTGCTTGGACAAATGTACCCTATAAGTACAACCGGGCATCCATTTCTACCTCCGAGGGCCAATACTCAGATGCAGTTGGCAgtaatgcagcagcagcttcagcaaCAGAGACAAA TACATCCAAGCATCCCTGGCCCTCACTCACAGAGCCAAGGCCCCCACCGGACAAATGGCACCCAGCGACATGGAGGCAGCCCACCTCTAGGCCTTGCAAAGTGGTTTGGGTCAGATGTGCTAGAACAGCCACTCCCTTCCATGCCTGCCAAGGTCATAAGTGTAGATGAGTTGGAGTTCCGGCcatag